TAGCCTCAAGGGCTGTGGCCAATTGCTCCCGCGTTAAACCCGTAAGATTCTCCCCTTCCGGTTGAACCGTCAAAGAAGTAACCAAATCAGCGACAGGCATCATCAATCGCAGCAATAGCCCGTGATATACCGGAAAGAGAATAACGATCTGTAGTTAGAGTTCCCCGGCTCGATGTACCCTTTACGGTCAAACTGCTGCCTTTCTTCATGGCAGTGATAAGATTTTTTTCAACTTTCAAATCTTGCACCCACGCCCAATGAGCCCGCTCTCCGCCATCTCTAACGCCTGTGAAAAGCTGATAAGATTTATTTCCAACGCTGGCATAAGGACGACTGGTTTTCTTGTAGATATAACCCGCCCGAACACTCACCTCATTGCGTACGCCTTCTGCCGGACGATTGGCAACCATCAAAGCCACCTCACCCCGGTTCACTCGTGCAGGCCGCATATCAATAGGCTCGGAAAGAGCATAGCAGATCTTGTTGCCTGCCTCACCATCAACATAGACTTTCCAGTCCTGAAACGTATTGACCAACTCAGGTTCGGCCGCAACGGGAGAAATCATAAACCCAAAAACCAGAAAGGTTGCGCTCAACATAAGCCACAGTCTGCCTTGCTCTATTACTCTACGCCTGATTTTAGTGGGACTCATGGGTGTTTCCTGCTTATTGTTCATGACTGCCAATATTATAACCCAAATTGTATGGCTATGTCAGCATGAAGCCAAGCGCCCCCGACCGAATTTCTACCGGACTATTGGAGTAAAACCGCACCTGTGCTAAACATAATTATAGTAGAGATAGCATCACAAGAGAGATGACAACGGGTCGCCAGAGGAGAAAACTCTCATGAAAGCAGTTTTATGTAAAGAATACGGCCCTCCTGACGCTTTAGTAGTGGAGGATATTCCCACCCCTGAGCCCGGGCCGGATCAGGTGTTGCTTAAGGTCCATGCGGCAGCGGTTAATTTTCCTGATGTCCTAATAATACAGAATAAATATCAGTTTAGCCACGAGACACCTTTTACGCCGGGTAGCGAGGTAGCGGGCGAGGTTATCCAATGTGGGGAAAATGTCAAAAACCTGAAAGTCGGTGACAGGATTCTGGGGTCCAGCGGGGTCGGCGGCTTTGCCGAGCAGATTGTCATGGATGGTGCACGGATGTTGAAGATTCCTGACGCTATGGATTTTATTTCCGCATCCGCATTTTTGTTAACCTATGGTACGTCTCACCACGCCCTGAAAGACAGAGCCGCCATCAAACCGGGCGAGACCCTTCTGGTGTTAGGCGCTGCGGGGGGCGTAGGCTTAGCAGCAGTGGAGTTGGGCAAGGCTATGGGGGCGCGAGTTATTGCGGCGGCCTCGACGGAGGAAAAACTGGAGATCACCCGACAACATGGCGCTGACGATGCCATACTTTATTCATCGGGAGATTTGGACAGGGATCAACAAAAAGAATTCTCAAATGCCATTAAAGAGAAAACCGGCGGTCAAGGTGCCGATGTTGTTTATGATCCGGTAGGTGGCGCTTATGCCGAACCGGCCTTACGGGCTACGAACTGGGAAGGGCGATATCTTGTTATCGGTTTTGCGGCAGGAGATATCCCCCGTATTCCCCTTAACCTTGCTCTCCTTAAGGGATGCCAAATTGTTGGTGTGTTCTGGGGTGCTTTTGTGGGACGTGACCCAGTCGGTCATGCAAAAAATTGCGAGGAACTGATGGCTCTTTATCTTGACGGCAAGATAAAACCTCACGTATCTGTAACCTATCCACTGGAGAAAACGGCACAAGCGCTCAACGATATGGCAGCCCGCAAAGTTATCGGAAAAATAGTCGTGGTCCCCGGTTCGTGAATACTCACTGCGAAGCACCATGAGTGCAAAAGGTGCACGCCTTTCACTCAGGTTACGTATAGGTCGCCGCGCCTTTGAAAAACTTCCCGGTAACGTAAG
The sequence above is a segment of the Parvularculales bacterium genome. Coding sequences within it:
- a CDS encoding invasion associated locus B family protein; its protein translation is MSPTKIRRRVIEQGRLWLMLSATFLVFGFMISPVAAEPELVNTFQDWKVYVDGEAGNKICYALSEPIDMRPARVNRGEVALMVANRPAEGVRNEVSVRAGYIYKKTSRPYASVGNKSYQLFTGVRDGGERAHWAWVQDLKVEKNLITAMKKGSSLTVKGTSSRGTLTTDRYSLSGISRAIAAIDDACR
- a CDS encoding NADPH:quinone oxidoreductase family protein, giving the protein MKAVLCKEYGPPDALVVEDIPTPEPGPDQVLLKVHAAAVNFPDVLIIQNKYQFSHETPFTPGSEVAGEVIQCGENVKNLKVGDRILGSSGVGGFAEQIVMDGARMLKIPDAMDFISASAFLLTYGTSHHALKDRAAIKPGETLLVLGAAGGVGLAAVELGKAMGARVIAAASTEEKLEITRQHGADDAILYSSGDLDRDQQKEFSNAIKEKTGGQGADVVYDPVGGAYAEPALRATNWEGRYLVIGFAAGDIPRIPLNLALLKGCQIVGVFWGAFVGRDPVGHAKNCEELMALYLDGKIKPHVSVTYPLEKTAQALNDMAARKVIGKIVVVPGS